A window from Dehalococcoidia bacterium encodes these proteins:
- a CDS encoding phosphocholine cytidylyltransferase family protein has translation AMTEIPASVIIIAAGFGSRLMPLTENKPKCMLPVQSIPILHRALSTFDELGLDEITVIGGYQVENLILPSGVQLVINPEYQSNNILHSLSYARNEFAYGMDTVVSYADIVFAKRIVEELLSDSRGEISLLVDTRWKRRYDGRDLHIVADAEWANFDSNGRLLKIGKGLIESHIETDDWGEFIGLMKFTTKGASIFWDTFEEINQQLKPDQSFQSAPEWQKSYLADLFQELVDRGIPVNCVPVEGGWEEIDTKEDYDYAQDFNFSQ, from the coding sequence GCTATGACAGAGATTCCAGCTTCAGTCATCATAATTGCTGCAGGATTTGGCTCCCGGCTAATGCCTCTTACAGAGAATAAGCCTAAGTGCATGCTTCCTGTTCAATCTATTCCAATTTTGCACAGAGCTTTGAGTACATTTGATGAATTGGGATTGGATGAAATAACAGTAATTGGTGGGTACCAGGTAGAGAATTTGATATTACCTAGCGGTGTTCAGCTCGTAATAAACCCTGAGTATCAATCAAATAACATCCTCCATTCGTTATCGTATGCAAGGAATGAATTTGCTTATGGGATGGATACGGTTGTGAGCTATGCCGATATAGTTTTTGCCAAGCGAATTGTAGAAGAGCTTCTTTCCGATTCACGAGGTGAAATTTCACTTTTAGTAGATACGCGATGGAAGCGCCGGTACGATGGTCGAGACTTGCATATAGTTGCTGACGCGGAGTGGGCTAATTTTGACAGTAATGGCAGGCTATTAAAAATTGGTAAAGGGCTCATTGAGTCTCACATTGAAACGGATGATTGGGGTGAGTTTATAGGTTTAATGAAATTCACTACCAAAGGAGCGAGTATTTTTTGGGATACTTTTGAAGAAATTAATCAACAATTGAAGCCTGATCAATCTTTTCAATCTGCGCCAGAGTGGCAGAAATCGTACCTTGCGGATCTATTTCAAGAACTGGTAGATAGAGGGATTCCTGTTAATTGCGTTCCTGTTGAAGGTGGATGGGAAGAGATTGATACCAAAGAGGATTATGATTATGCGCAAGACTTCAATTTCTCACAATAA